In Methanothermobacter sp., the following are encoded in one genomic region:
- a CDS encoding YcaO-related McrA-glycine thioamidation protein has translation MFQDIPVKYVGCTHRAMKPSETLRAFREKLRDIGVTRITEITHLDRIGIPVFSAIRPTAEEGAVSIYAGKGATRKQARASAMMEAFERYSAERSAMDETLRAHPSEMDKCLDPEVLILPPNADTDSEVEWIIAEDIKSQDRIHVPANAVFHPYNPPEGCVSLFRSNTNGLASGNVLEEAIFHGLMEVIERDAWSLFEARRGPRIEIDCSGTDNRIITCLLERFQRAGVEITLVDLTADTGVATVAAVADDVVLRDPALLTMGVGTHLDPEIAVIRALTEVAQSRATQIHGTREDTVRAEFMRRAGYERMKKLNRHWFSEPDDTIALEDMEDLSTRSFQRDLEITLDKLKRAGLKQTLYVDLTREVGVPVVRVIVPGLEVFSVDPERVGGRIRSSRR, from the coding sequence ATGTTCCAGGATATTCCTGTTAAGTATGTTGGATGCACCCACCGGGCCATGAAACCCTCAGAGACACTCCGGGCATTCCGGGAAAAACTCAGGGACATAGGTGTCACACGGATAACCGAGATAACGCACCTCGACCGTATAGGCATACCTGTATTCTCAGCCATAAGGCCAACAGCGGAGGAGGGTGCCGTTAGCATATACGCGGGTAAGGGCGCCACAAGGAAACAGGCACGGGCCTCTGCAATGATGGAGGCCTTTGAAAGGTACTCTGCTGAGAGGAGTGCCATGGACGAAACACTGAGGGCCCATCCATCGGAGATGGATAAATGCCTGGACCCTGAAGTACTTATTCTTCCACCAAACGCTGATACAGACTCTGAAGTTGAGTGGATAATTGCAGAGGATATAAAAAGCCAGGACAGGATTCACGTACCTGCAAATGCAGTTTTTCACCCTTACAATCCCCCTGAGGGCTGTGTGAGTCTCTTCAGGTCAAACACCAATGGCCTTGCATCCGGGAACGTCCTGGAGGAGGCCATATTCCACGGCCTCATGGAGGTGATAGAGAGGGACGCCTGGAGCCTCTTTGAGGCGAGAAGGGGTCCCCGAATAGAAATTGATTGTTCGGGGACAGATAACAGGATTATAACGTGTCTCCTTGAAAGGTTCCAGCGGGCAGGGGTTGAGATAACGCTTGTGGATCTCACCGCTGACACTGGCGTTGCAACGGTTGCTGCGGTTGCAGATGATGTTGTGCTCAGGGACCCTGCACTCCTCACCATGGGCGTGGGGACCCACCTTGACCCTGAAATTGCAGTTATAAGGGCCCTCACAGAGGTTGCCCAGAGCCGGGCCACCCAGATACACGGTACAAGGGAGGACACCGTAAGGGCGGAGTTCATGAGGAGGGCTGGCTATGAGAGGATGAAGAAGCTAAACAGACACTGGTTCTCTGAGCCCGATGATACCATTGCACTTGAGGATATGGAGGACCTCTCAACAAGGTCATTCCAGAGGGACCTTGAGATTACCCTGGATAAACTGAAGAGGGCGGGCCTGAAGCAGACATTATATGTGGATCTAACCCGTGAGGTTGGTGTTCCCGTTGTAAGGGTCATTGTACCTGGACTTGAGGTTTTCTCTGTTGACCCTGAAAGGGTGGGGGGGCGCATAAGGTCCTCCCGCAGATGA
- a CDS encoding TfuA-related McrA-glycine thioamidation protein produces the protein MHGRKIIIFTGPSLSHSEASDILRADYRPPVRRGDVHEALSEKPDIIGIIDGVFHQSPAVGHREIIEALRAGVTVVGGASMGALRASELHDLGMVGVGRIFRAYLNGDLESDDDVAVAFNPENLEALSDSLVSIHFNFKRALERGIIGEDDFIELMKIAKNLFYPLRNYQRILNDAEIPENRKASLMSFLESEGRDIKREDALEVIKYIKRLLSSDDHDHGCETHGS, from the coding sequence ATGCATGGAAGAAAAATCATAATATTTACAGGGCCATCACTTTCCCACAGTGAGGCATCGGATATCCTCAGGGCAGATTACAGACCCCCTGTAAGGCGGGGTGACGTCCATGAGGCCCTCTCTGAGAAGCCAGACATAATAGGAATAATTGACGGTGTATTCCATCAGAGTCCGGCGGTGGGGCACCGTGAGATCATTGAAGCACTCAGGGCGGGTGTTACCGTTGTTGGGGGCGCCAGTATGGGTGCCCTAAGGGCTTCTGAACTCCATGACCTGGGGATGGTGGGAGTCGGCCGTATATTCAGGGCCTACCTGAATGGTGATCTGGAATCTGATGATGATGTTGCAGTTGCCTTCAACCCTGAAAACCTTGAGGCCCTCTCTGATTCCCTTGTGAGCATTCATTTTAACTTTAAAAGGGCCCTTGAAAGGGGCATCATCGGTGAAGATGACTTCATAGAACTCATGAAAATCGCTAAGAACCTATTTTATCCCCTCAGGAACTACCAGAGGATTCTGAATGATGCAGAGATACCTGAAAACAGGAAGGCATCCCTCATGTCATTCCTTGAATCTGAAGGGAGGGATATAAAAAGGGAAGATGCCCTTGAGGTTATAAAATACATTAAAAGACTTTTAAGCTCTGATGATCACGATCATGGATGTGAAACTCATGGATCTTGA
- the larE gene encoding ATP-dependent sacrificial sulfur transferase LarE, giving the protein MITIMDVKLMDLESKIKKVKDALKGRRVAVGFSGGADSTALLDIAGDSADEVAAFTVDTGVMPRGFIENASSIARSLGVEHFIINRPLLENQEFVSNKPERCLVCKNIIYSSILHEARERGFEAVLDGTTASDMFEDRPGTLVNHLLGIETPLLDAGITRSDVLEYLKKRNLEYSENTTCLATRIKDQEITPERINRVSYAETLIRGLYGEGTVRVRHEGGSAIIEVDEPERLLNAANLRHIENELRAVGFKRVLLDLTGYRRGKDDIVLYRPCRDAESRIMFEVKLPYHIDIKETCEKLEERNPRCSEKMGVVMVEVGDSNVTIFRNGKIVARKVRDREDAEEVLLEVLPHIIRAHEDMQSQNHSQSEA; this is encoded by the coding sequence ATGATCACGATCATGGATGTGAAACTCATGGATCTTGAATCAAAGATAAAAAAGGTGAAGGATGCCCTTAAGGGCCGAAGGGTTGCTGTCGGATTCTCAGGTGGGGCTGATAGCACAGCACTGCTTGATATTGCAGGGGATTCTGCTGATGAGGTTGCTGCATTCACAGTTGACACAGGTGTTATGCCCCGTGGCTTCATAGAAAATGCATCATCAATTGCCAGATCCCTTGGGGTGGAGCACTTTATAATAAACAGGCCGCTCCTTGAAAATCAGGAGTTTGTGAGTAACAAACCAGAGAGGTGCCTTGTATGCAAGAACATCATATACAGTTCAATACTCCATGAGGCCAGAGAGAGGGGTTTTGAGGCGGTCCTTGATGGTACAACCGCAAGTGACATGTTTGAGGACCGTCCTGGCACCCTGGTTAACCATCTGCTGGGTATAGAGACCCCTCTACTCGATGCGGGGATTACACGGAGTGACGTCCTTGAATATCTCAAAAAAAGGAACCTTGAATACTCAGAGAATACCACATGCCTTGCAACAAGGATAAAGGATCAGGAGATAACGCCTGAACGGATAAACAGGGTATCATATGCTGAAACCCTCATCAGGGGACTCTACGGTGAGGGCACCGTGAGGGTCAGGCATGAGGGGGGCTCTGCAATAATAGAGGTTGATGAACCTGAGAGGCTCCTCAATGCAGCAAATCTGCGGCATATAGAGAATGAGTTGAGGGCCGTCGGGTTTAAGAGGGTGCTCCTGGACCTCACAGGCTACAGAAGAGGTAAAGATGACATTGTACTCTACAGGCCCTGCAGGGATGCTGAATCAAGGATAATGTTCGAGGTTAAGCTACCCTACCACATCGATATAAAAGAAACCTGTGAAAAGCTGGAGGAGAGAAACCCCCGATGCTCAGAGAAGATGGGTGTTGTCATGGTTGAGGTGGGTGACAGTAACGTGACCATCTTCAGGAACGGAAAGATAGTGGCAAGAAAGGTGAGGGACAGGGAAGATGCTGAGGAGGTGCTCCTTGAAGTGCTGCCACACATCATAAGGGCGCATGAGGACATGCAGTCACAGAATCACTCTCAATCAGAAGCATGA
- a CDS encoding CBS domain-containing protein, with translation MLVKEIMSEKIHYVTVPGNRSTALELMRKENVSGLPVVKKGTEELVGIITRSDLVENPDEEQIALIMTRNPVTVAPDDDVRVAAERMLERNIRRVPVVDQDRLVGIVTSYDLVAGAIAEMEIDEPVENYMTRNIPTTWDRTPLSVAFEIMRYFGLKVLLTLNNSGELSGVLTETDFINESEVVSESTVHNTSVGTEGDRWSWDSKNVLYVIKNQLKFPDKEVREVATTDIVTATTSTTVTSCARKMKRRNIEQIPIIDYEGNLTGLARANDLINALIDSNE, from the coding sequence ATGCTTGTAAAGGAGATAATGTCAGAGAAAATACACTATGTAACTGTTCCAGGAAACAGGTCAACAGCCCTTGAACTCATGAGAAAGGAGAATGTATCAGGGCTTCCAGTAGTTAAGAAGGGGACAGAGGAACTTGTGGGGATAATAACAAGATCAGACCTTGTTGAGAATCCGGATGAGGAGCAGATAGCGCTGATAATGACCAGGAATCCCGTCACAGTAGCCCCAGACGATGACGTCAGGGTGGCTGCAGAGAGGATGCTTGAGCGAAACATCCGGAGGGTCCCTGTTGTGGACCAGGACAGGCTTGTGGGTATAGTGACAAGCTATGATCTGGTCGCAGGTGCAATTGCAGAGATGGAAATCGATGAACCAGTGGAGAACTACATGACAAGGAACATCCCCACAACATGGGATAGAACACCCCTCAGTGTGGCATTTGAGATAATGAGGTACTTCGGGCTGAAGGTCCTTCTGACCCTCAACAACAGCGGTGAACTCTCAGGGGTCCTCACAGAGACAGACTTCATAAATGAAAGCGAGGTTGTCTCTGAAAGCACGGTTCATAATACATCCGTGGGTACAGAGGGGGACAGGTGGTCCTGGGACAGCAAAAATGTGCTCTATGTCATAAAAAACCAGCTCAAATTCCCTGACAAGGAGGTCAGGGAAGTTGCAACCACAGATATAGTCACCGCAACCACCTCAACCACGGTCACCTCCTGCGCAAGGAAGATGAAGAGGAGGAACATTGAACAGATACCCATCATAGATTATGAGGGAAACCTCACCGGGCTTGCAAGGGCCAATGACCTTATAAATGCTCTGATTGATTCAAATGAGTGA
- a CDS encoding universal stress protein — translation MYSKILLPTDGSKHANKAAEHAIWIARESGAEIIALTVMETSSLVGLPADDLIIRLREMLEEEASRSLEAVKKLVEESGAGVKLTLRTDEGSPAEAILRTVEKEGVDLVVMGTSGKHGLDRFLLGSVAEKVVRSAGCPVLVVH, via the coding sequence ATGTACAGTAAAATCCTGCTCCCAACCGACGGCTCAAAACATGCCAACAAGGCAGCTGAACATGCTATATGGATTGCCAGGGAAAGCGGAGCCGAGATAATTGCTTTAACAGTTATGGAGACATCATCCCTCGTGGGTCTCCCGGCAGACGACCTTATAATAAGGCTGAGGGAAATGCTTGAGGAGGAGGCATCAAGGTCCCTTGAAGCCGTTAAGAAGCTTGTTGAGGAATCAGGGGCAGGTGTTAAACTGACACTCAGGACCGATGAGGGTTCACCTGCAGAGGCCATACTGAGGACAGTGGAGAAGGAGGGCGTGGATCTCGTGGTCATGGGAACCTCAGGCAAGCACGGCCTTGACAGGTTCCTGCTGGGCAGCGTGGCAGAGAAGGTGGTAAGGTCCGCAGGCTGCCCGGTCCTTGTTGTTCACTGA
- a CDS encoding amidohydrolase family protein: MLVVENGTVLRGASLRPERTNLLIEDDTITEITPDRIPGSNRIDASGLMVAPALVNSHVHLGDSVAMDVGDGRPLEDIVRPPNGLKHRILESSPQWKLKMSMKDAMADMMAHGTGSFIDYREGGVEGAELLTEAMADLPLRGMILGRDPAVFDPEASDSEVRRAVRRILQVSDGFAPSGMGEITDEAARIIVDECERMGKVASIHVAEHPESQRRSLEETGRTEVERAVDAGFKLLVHLTNPVKDDLEIVRESGASVVLCPRSNGALSAGIPPVKRMHEMGINLLLGTDNVMFNSPDLLREMEYTLKVTRGSTGDYFPPLEVLRMATVNASEITGGGVIEEGFPADLMITEKLSADPHLSIINRTESKNIIYLIIKGKLVKR, translated from the coding sequence ATGCTTGTTGTTGAAAACGGGACTGTCCTCCGCGGTGCAAGTCTGAGACCCGAAAGGACAAACCTCCTCATTGAGGACGACACCATAACCGAGATAACCCCTGATAGGATCCCGGGAAGCAACAGGATTGATGCATCAGGCCTCATGGTTGCACCGGCCCTTGTGAACTCCCACGTGCACCTTGGAGATTCAGTTGCAATGGATGTTGGTGATGGGAGGCCACTTGAGGATATAGTGAGACCCCCAAATGGCCTGAAACACAGGATACTTGAATCATCACCACAGTGGAAACTTAAGATGTCCATGAAGGATGCAATGGCTGACATGATGGCACATGGCACAGGATCATTCATTGACTACAGGGAGGGTGGTGTTGAGGGTGCTGAACTCCTCACTGAGGCAATGGCTGATCTCCCACTGAGGGGGATGATACTTGGAAGGGACCCTGCCGTCTTTGACCCTGAAGCATCAGATTCTGAGGTCAGGCGTGCTGTGAGGAGGATCTTGCAAGTATCTGATGGGTTTGCACCAAGCGGCATGGGCGAGATAACCGATGAGGCAGCCCGCATAATCGTTGATGAATGTGAAAGGATGGGTAAGGTTGCATCGATTCACGTTGCAGAGCACCCGGAATCCCAGAGGAGGTCACTTGAGGAGACAGGGAGGACTGAGGTTGAAAGGGCTGTGGATGCTGGATTTAAGCTTCTGGTGCACCTCACAAACCCAGTCAAGGATGACCTTGAAATTGTAAGGGAAAGCGGGGCCTCGGTTGTGCTGTGCCCCAGATCCAACGGGGCGCTCTCAGCAGGTATACCCCCAGTTAAGAGGATGCATGAGATGGGCATAAATCTCCTTCTCGGCACAGACAACGTCATGTTCAACTCACCGGATCTCCTCAGGGAGATGGAGTACACCCTGAAGGTTACAAGGGGATCCACAGGTGATTACTTCCCACCACTTGAGGTGCTGAGGATGGCAACCGTTAACGCATCGGAGATAACAGGTGGGGGTGTTATTGAGGAGGGATTTCCGGCGGACCTCATGATCACCGAGAAACTATCCGCTGACCCCCACCTCTCCATCATAAACCGTACTGAATCGAAAAATATAATATATTTAATAATAAAAGGTAAACTAGTTAAGAGGTGA
- a CDS encoding PKD domain-containing protein: MRYGKLMLAAFIILSLTALPLSEAHILIVADSLSDSSCMYDEAKKVATTLKNRGYQVVELYKGNATVKNILKGMYGADAVIYAGHGGYMSGNYDCRGGYASPPFSLVASDGYIWGAGDMVQVNGQTFYLPFKEGIPVILLHACFSTGWVDQYEVKNPIETIYHFSRMFTGSGANYYATAWDGAEIIYDFLNGSRNFYEANQKNFEVINKSTVYNGTTIWRNDHGYAAFVGDWNGTFPGASNTTPYDDAAAEEWYRTKVKPNFTGSKPVADFTYTYSGSTSLRTFTFRSTAYDPDNDTLTLKWNFGDGSTATCEEVTHTYAREGYYTVSLTATDSNGLISVKKKTITVGNPKPDLVVTGTRKSGSTLYIYVKNQGTAAARNFYTRVWYGRYSTRNYKQVYTGTLNPGATVTLKTYYKYSRGTVKVDYYGKVSEKSETNNIRKF; the protein is encoded by the coding sequence ATGAGATATGGAAAACTCATGCTCGCTGCATTCATAATATTATCACTCACTGCATTACCCCTATCAGAGGCCCACATACTCATAGTTGCAGACAGCCTCTCAGATAGCAGCTGCATGTATGATGAGGCAAAGAAGGTTGCAACAACCCTCAAGAACAGGGGCTACCAGGTAGTTGAGCTCTACAAGGGAAATGCAACCGTTAAGAATATACTCAAGGGTATGTACGGTGCAGATGCTGTGATATATGCGGGCCACGGAGGATACATGTCAGGGAACTATGACTGCCGTGGGGGTTATGCCAGCCCCCCATTCTCACTGGTTGCAAGTGACGGCTACATATGGGGTGCAGGGGATATGGTGCAGGTCAATGGACAGACATTTTACCTGCCCTTCAAGGAAGGAATACCTGTAATATTACTCCACGCATGCTTCTCAACTGGATGGGTCGATCAATACGAGGTTAAAAACCCCATAGAGACCATCTACCACTTCTCAAGGATGTTCACAGGTTCAGGCGCCAATTACTATGCAACAGCATGGGATGGTGCGGAGATAATCTACGACTTCCTGAACGGCTCCAGGAACTTCTATGAGGCCAACCAGAAGAACTTTGAGGTTATAAATAAGAGCACAGTTTACAATGGCACAACCATCTGGCGCAACGACCATGGATATGCGGCCTTTGTGGGGGACTGGAACGGCACCTTCCCAGGGGCCAGCAATACAACACCATATGATGATGCCGCCGCAGAGGAGTGGTACAGAACCAAGGTCAAACCCAACTTCACAGGAAGCAAACCTGTGGCGGACTTCACATACACCTACAGCGGTTCAACATCACTTCGAACATTCACCTTCAGGTCAACGGCATATGACCCTGATAACGACACATTAACACTCAAATGGAACTTCGGTGACGGCTCAACAGCAACATGTGAAGAGGTAACCCACACCTATGCAAGGGAGGGCTACTACACAGTTTCACTGACAGCAACGGATAGCAATGGATTAATCTCAGTTAAGAAGAAGACAATCACGGTTGGAAACCCAAAACCCGACCTTGTGGTAACGGGGACAAGAAAATCTGGAAGCACACTCTACATATACGTTAAGAACCAGGGGACAGCTGCAGCCAGAAACTTCTATACAAGGGTGTGGTATGGCAGATACTCAACAAGGAACTATAAACAGGTGTACACAGGCACACTGAACCCGGGCGCGACGGTCACACTAAAGACCTACTACAAATACTCACGTGGCACTGTTAAGGTCGACTACTACGGCAAGGTCTCTGAGAAATCAGAAACAAACAACATCAGGAAATTCTGA